Proteins encoded together in one Planctomyces sp. SH-PL14 window:
- a CDS encoding phosphoribosylanthranilate isomerase yields the protein MPTPQSPPSPWIKLCGWNRPEVLSEVVAAGVWPDAVGLNFYKPSPRYLSPDGARDAIRRLPEAIEAVGLFVDTPPAEIASSATALGLRTLQLHGDYTVDDLTALRLFQLIRVYRLAGNDLAPVAEDLRACERAGVRPWRCLVEPKVDGAYGGMGEVGPWDVLRSWDASWPPLILAGGLTPENIADAIRTVRPWGVDTASGVEVRRGEKDPARARAFIETARSAL from the coding sequence TTGCCTACGCCCCAGTCCCCGCCGTCCCCCTGGATCAAGCTCTGCGGATGGAACCGTCCCGAGGTGCTGAGCGAAGTCGTCGCCGCCGGGGTCTGGCCGGACGCGGTCGGGCTGAACTTTTACAAACCCTCGCCGCGCTATCTTTCCCCCGACGGGGCTCGGGACGCCATCCGCCGTCTCCCCGAAGCGATTGAGGCGGTCGGACTCTTCGTCGACACCCCTCCCGCCGAGATCGCGTCGAGCGCGACCGCGCTCGGGCTCCGGACGCTCCAGCTCCACGGCGACTACACGGTCGACGACCTGACCGCGCTCCGCCTCTTCCAGCTCATCCGGGTCTACCGGCTCGCGGGGAACGACCTCGCTCCGGTGGCGGAGGATCTCCGGGCCTGCGAGCGGGCGGGAGTCCGGCCGTGGCGGTGCCTCGTCGAGCCAAAAGTCGATGGAGCCTACGGCGGCATGGGAGAGGTCGGTCCGTGGGATGTCTTGCGGAGTTGGGATGCGTCCTGGCCGCCGCTGATCCTGGCGGGAGGCCTGACCCCCGAGAACATCGCGGACGCTATCCGGACCGTCCGTCCCTGGGGGGTCGACACGGCCAGCGGCGTGGAAGTCCGCCGCGGCGAGAAAGACCCCGCGCGAGCCCGCGCCTTCATCGAGACTGCCCGCTCGGCCCTCTAA
- a CDS encoding NAD(P)/FAD-dependent oxidoreductase gives MTLRINNLRLPVEESEAAIPRELARRLGVKAEEISRWRILRKSLDARSRYDLQFVYSAVADLPDEPGVLGKVRRDHEIVAYAPENFDDPAPGAGPSEERPVVVGSGPAGLLAGYYLALKGYRPIILERGAPVKERVPAIRAFDSGGPHDNEDNYLFGEGGAGCFSDGKLTCRMTGSDVDWVLEAFVTCGGRESLVYEHRPHLGSNKLPMICRNFRRKIEALGGEYRFHHRMEGIQVSEGRITGLETSSGLLPCRHVILGIGHSARDTYQRLYDQGVPFRQKAFQLGLRIEQPQEQVNRWKYGHPHYAELLGAADYSLQAKGTRDLYSFCMCAGGIVIPSVSEPNQFCSNGMSNSRHDTPFANSGLMVTLEPEEFGSDHPLAGVELQRRYEAVAFELGRRNYECPIQSAKDFLQGRSPDPNSVLPSSYERGTRTADLSAVLPPVVVEAIRKGLPVMDRKWRGDFLRNATLVGPEMRGSAPVRIDRDLTTRETPGFAGLYPVGEGAGYAGGIVSAAVDGLRSAREIVRRYAPCG, from the coding sequence ATGACCCTTCGCATCAACAATCTCCGGCTCCCTGTCGAGGAGTCCGAAGCCGCCATTCCTCGCGAGCTGGCCCGCCGCCTCGGCGTCAAAGCGGAGGAGATCTCCCGCTGGCGGATCCTCCGCAAGAGCCTGGACGCCCGCAGCCGCTACGACCTCCAGTTCGTTTACTCCGCGGTCGCCGACCTGCCGGACGAACCGGGCGTGCTCGGAAAGGTCCGGCGGGATCATGAGATCGTCGCTTACGCCCCCGAGAACTTTGACGATCCAGCTCCCGGCGCGGGTCCGTCCGAGGAGCGGCCGGTCGTCGTCGGCTCCGGCCCGGCGGGACTGCTGGCGGGGTACTACCTCGCGCTCAAGGGGTATCGGCCGATCATTCTCGAACGCGGCGCGCCGGTGAAGGAGCGCGTCCCGGCGATCCGGGCCTTCGACTCCGGCGGGCCGCACGACAACGAGGACAACTATCTGTTCGGCGAAGGGGGAGCGGGCTGCTTCTCCGACGGCAAGCTGACCTGCCGGATGACCGGCAGCGATGTCGACTGGGTCCTGGAGGCCTTCGTGACCTGCGGCGGACGTGAGTCCCTGGTCTACGAACACCGCCCACACCTGGGGAGCAACAAGCTGCCGATGATCTGCCGGAACTTCCGGCGGAAGATCGAGGCCCTCGGCGGCGAGTACCGGTTCCATCACCGCATGGAAGGGATCCAGGTCAGCGAAGGCCGGATCACGGGACTCGAGACATCGAGCGGCCTCCTGCCCTGCCGGCACGTCATCCTCGGCATCGGGCACAGCGCCCGCGATACCTACCAGCGGCTCTACGACCAGGGGGTGCCGTTCCGCCAGAAGGCGTTTCAGCTCGGCCTGCGGATCGAACAGCCGCAGGAGCAGGTGAACCGCTGGAAGTACGGCCATCCGCACTACGCGGAACTCCTCGGCGCCGCGGACTATTCGCTGCAGGCGAAGGGGACGCGGGACCTCTACTCCTTCTGCATGTGTGCCGGCGGGATCGTGATCCCGAGCGTCTCCGAGCCCAATCAGTTCTGCTCGAACGGCATGAGTAACTCGCGGCACGATACGCCCTTCGCCAACAGCGGCCTCATGGTGACGCTCGAGCCGGAGGAGTTCGGGAGCGATCACCCGCTCGCCGGGGTCGAGCTTCAACGGCGCTACGAAGCGGTCGCCTTCGAGCTCGGCCGACGCAACTACGAGTGTCCCATTCAGTCCGCCAAGGATTTTCTGCAGGGACGCTCGCCCGATCCGAACTCGGTCCTGCCTTCCTCCTACGAGCGGGGAACGCGAACGGCGGACCTGTCGGCGGTGCTGCCGCCGGTGGTCGTCGAAGCGATCCGCAAGGGGCTGCCGGTCATGGACCGGAAGTGGCGCGGCGACTTCCTGCGGAACGCGACGCTCGTCGGTCCCGAGATGCGGGGGAGCGCGCCGGTGCGGATCGATCGCGATCTGACGACGCGAGAGACCCCGGGCTTTGCCGGCCTGTATCCCGTCGGCGAAGGGGCGGGGTATGCGGGAGGGATCGTGAGCGCGGCCGTCGACGGCCTGCGGAGCGCGCGGGAGATTGTCCGCCGCTACGCCCCCTGCGGCTAA
- a CDS encoding universal stress protein — protein MFHIVAATDGSASARAAQAAIQRLPLAEKPAVRLVSVTSLPIPMSELAIEEALLEEARTYQKQEVAHRVAAEAEALQPICDTVTTELRIGDPGTEIVSAAEQSHADLIVLGARGASAVKRFLLGSVSEYVCHHASCPVLVVRTGEPDEAAKQTIPFQRILIAVDGSDLSQAAVRSMAALPLGEGVQVLVLSVQSTINPSHMDIVQTMGGLWSNETRRLKEHVEWTQTELKRVTPNVTTEIVEGAQIAHDILEKAESWHADLVVIGDRARNPISRFFLGSVSNNVLRHAHCSVWVQKLKH, from the coding sequence ATGTTCCACATCGTTGCCGCCACCGACGGTTCCGCCTCCGCCCGCGCCGCGCAGGCGGCCATCCAGCGACTCCCCCTGGCTGAGAAACCGGCCGTCCGACTCGTCTCGGTGACCAGCCTTCCGATCCCCATGTCGGAACTGGCGATCGAAGAAGCCCTCCTCGAAGAGGCCCGCACCTACCAGAAGCAGGAAGTCGCCCACCGCGTCGCCGCGGAAGCGGAGGCTCTCCAGCCGATCTGCGACACCGTCACGACCGAACTGCGGATCGGCGATCCTGGGACCGAGATCGTCTCGGCTGCCGAACAGTCCCACGCCGACCTGATCGTCCTCGGCGCCCGCGGAGCCTCGGCCGTCAAGCGGTTTCTCCTGGGGAGCGTCTCCGAGTACGTCTGCCATCACGCGTCGTGTCCCGTCCTCGTAGTCCGGACCGGCGAGCCGGACGAGGCGGCCAAACAGACGATCCCGTTTCAGCGGATCCTGATCGCCGTCGACGGTTCGGACCTCTCCCAGGCGGCCGTCCGCAGCATGGCCGCTCTCCCGCTGGGCGAAGGGGTTCAGGTCCTTGTGCTGTCGGTCCAGTCGACCATCAACCCCTCGCATATGGACATCGTCCAGACGATGGGAGGGCTGTGGAGCAACGAGACGCGGCGGCTCAAGGAGCACGTCGAATGGACGCAGACGGAACTGAAGCGGGTCACGCCGAATGTCACCACCGAGATCGTCGAGGGGGCCCAGATCGCCCACGACATCCTGGAGAAGGCGGAATCGTGGCACGCCGACCTGGTCGTGATCGGCGACCGGGCCCGCAACCCGATCTCGCGGTTTTTCCTCGGAAGCGTCTCGAACAACGTCCTCCGCCACGCCCACTGCTCGGTCTGGGTCCAGAAGCTGAAACACTGA
- a CDS encoding lipase family protein yields MSLTLNLAATGRDYSNARYFATACDLAYLPEAAGRDQYQSELGLAAKLISVDNTQVYVGSNDSAIVLAFRGSESPSSLDGFKDWLLTNAKNFLVIPDGRAGTDFIAAGVGARFHRGFLEALEEIWAPLLAEVKSLHTQKRRPVCVTGHSLGGALALVAAWRLQRQFIPIHVVYTFGAPMIGNEAASAAYAKTFPNKVFRFVDERDMVPLLPTVSLFSNEYNHCQMEVMLKAAAASGVAAGVMQELAQKTQDGLLNATIVDECWGRLRSGVDCHLMNNYLARIGELC; encoded by the coding sequence ATGTCCCTGACTCTCAACCTCGCCGCGACCGGCCGCGACTATTCGAACGCCCGGTACTTTGCCACCGCCTGCGATCTGGCCTATCTGCCAGAAGCGGCCGGCCGGGACCAGTATCAGAGCGAACTCGGACTCGCCGCCAAGCTGATCTCCGTGGACAACACGCAGGTCTACGTCGGCAGCAACGACAGCGCGATCGTCCTGGCCTTCCGCGGGTCGGAGTCCCCGTCGTCGCTCGACGGGTTCAAGGACTGGCTGCTGACGAACGCCAAGAACTTTCTCGTGATCCCGGACGGTCGGGCCGGGACCGATTTCATTGCGGCGGGCGTCGGGGCCCGGTTCCACCGCGGCTTCCTGGAAGCCCTCGAAGAGATCTGGGCTCCCCTGCTCGCCGAAGTGAAGTCGCTCCACACCCAGAAGCGGCGTCCCGTCTGCGTCACCGGTCACAGCCTCGGCGGTGCTCTCGCCCTCGTCGCCGCCTGGCGGCTCCAGCGGCAGTTCATCCCGATCCATGTCGTCTACACCTTCGGCGCCCCGATGATCGGGAACGAAGCGGCCTCGGCGGCCTACGCGAAGACCTTCCCGAACAAAGTCTTCCGCTTCGTCGACGAGCGGGACATGGTCCCCCTCCTGCCGACGGTGAGCCTGTTCAGCAACGAATACAACCACTGCCAGATGGAAGTGATGCTGAAAGCGGCCGCGGCCAGCGGCGTCGCCGCGGGCGTGATGCAGGAACTCGCCCAGAAAACCCAGGACGGGCTCCTGAACGCCACGATCGTCGATGAATGCTGGGGCCGCCTCCGCAGCGGCGTCGACTGCCACCTGATGAACAACTACCTGGCCCGGATCGGGGAACTCTGCTGA
- a CDS encoding PQQ-binding-like beta-propeller repeat protein, whose product MPLRLAAVLLSLVLTCLAATAAPAADEKGIGDFPKLNAQTDWPWWRGPSRNGVATETPVPTKFGDGENMLWKAAVPGRGHSSPTVVGNRIYLTTAYEKEERHAVLALDRATGKELWQVDVNKGAFPENNHAKNTEATPTIACDGERLFATFYHHDQVAAVALDLDGNILWKKKVAAFRPKKYEYGYAPSPLIYQGTVIIASEYDGESFITALDRKTGKQAWRSKRLPLMSFSSPVVGNVAGKDQLLISGQEFVASYDPHSGKPNWATKGTTFATCGTMVWEGDTVFASGGFPKSETIAIRADGSNTVLWSNNQKLYEQSLLVHDGHLYGLNGNGVLFCWHGETGKEQWKQRLSGPVSASPVLAGGNIYWANEAGTMYVFRPNPEKFELVAENTIGKSAFASPAICGGQIFLRVGDGEGPGRQEWLYCFGLTKTASRQQ is encoded by the coding sequence ATGCCTCTCCGGCTCGCGGCGGTGCTGCTCTCGCTGGTCCTGACCTGCCTCGCGGCGACAGCCGCACCGGCCGCCGACGAGAAGGGGATCGGTGACTTCCCGAAGCTCAACGCCCAGACGGACTGGCCCTGGTGGCGGGGACCGTCGCGGAACGGCGTCGCCACCGAGACACCGGTGCCGACGAAGTTCGGCGACGGCGAGAACATGCTCTGGAAGGCAGCGGTCCCCGGTCGTGGACACTCGTCGCCGACGGTCGTCGGCAACCGGATCTACCTGACGACCGCCTATGAAAAGGAAGAGCGGCACGCCGTCCTGGCGCTTGACCGGGCCACCGGCAAGGAGCTGTGGCAGGTCGACGTCAACAAGGGGGCCTTCCCCGAGAACAACCACGCCAAGAACACTGAGGCGACCCCGACGATCGCCTGCGACGGCGAGCGGCTCTTCGCGACGTTCTACCACCACGACCAGGTCGCCGCCGTCGCGCTCGATCTCGACGGGAACATCCTCTGGAAGAAGAAGGTCGCGGCGTTTCGTCCGAAGAAGTACGAGTACGGCTACGCCCCCTCGCCGCTGATCTACCAGGGGACGGTCATCATCGCCTCGGAGTACGACGGCGAGAGCTTCATCACGGCCCTCGACCGCAAGACTGGCAAGCAGGCGTGGCGGAGCAAGCGGTTGCCGCTCATGTCGTTCTCCTCGCCTGTCGTCGGCAACGTGGCGGGGAAGGACCAGCTCCTCATCAGCGGGCAGGAGTTCGTCGCCTCGTACGACCCGCACAGCGGCAAGCCGAACTGGGCCACGAAGGGGACGACCTTCGCCACCTGCGGGACGATGGTCTGGGAGGGGGACACCGTCTTCGCCAGCGGCGGCTTTCCGAAGTCCGAGACGATCGCGATCCGGGCGGACGGTTCGAACACCGTCCTGTGGTCGAACAACCAGAAGCTCTACGAGCAGTCGCTGCTCGTCCACGACGGCCACCTGTACGGCCTGAACGGAAACGGCGTCCTGTTTTGCTGGCACGGCGAAACGGGCAAGGAGCAATGGAAACAGCGCCTCTCCGGCCCGGTCAGCGCCTCGCCCGTCCTGGCGGGCGGCAACATCTACTGGGCGAACGAAGCGGGGACGATGTACGTCTTTCGGCCCAATCCCGAGAAGTTCGAGCTCGTCGCCGAGAACACGATCGGCAAGTCAGCCTTCGCCAGCCCGGCCATCTGCGGCGGCCAGATCTTCCTGCGAGTCGGCGACGGCGAAGGGCCGGGACGTCAGGAGTGGCTCTATTGCTTCGGGCTGACGAAGACGGCCTCGCGGCAGCAGTAG
- the ettA gene encoding energy-dependent translational throttle protein EttA — protein sequence MSAQYIMTIEGLTRMYDEEVVLDNIWLAFYPGAKIGVIGGNGAGKSTLLKIMAGEDKDFMGTCRPAKGIRVGYFAQEPKLDPKKTVEECVQEGVAESRAILDRYNQINEKLCEPLEPAEMEKLLEEQTRVQDTIDHQNLWDIDRTVEIASDAMRLPPPDALIENLSGGEKRRVALCQLLLQKPDLLLLDEPTNHLDAESVGWLEKFLEEFPGTVVAITHDRYFLDNVAKWILELDRGKGHPFEGNYTSWMEQKQARLAVEEKRESKRQKLLKRELEWVRMSPKAQATKNKARLQRFEELQAQQYDSRDDAADIQIPVTKPLGELVVRAEKISKAFGDRLLFENLSFDLPRGGIVGVIGPNGAGKTTLFKMIMGQEQPTSGSLRIGDSVDLAFVDQFRDALSGTKTVYEEISGGDDMLEIGKAKIHARSYCGRFNFKGSDQQKFVRDLSGGERNRVHLAKLLRSGGNLILLDEPTNDLDVDTLRSLEEGLANFGGCAMVSSHDRWFLDRIATHILAFEGDSRVVYFEGNYKMYEIQRHERLGIDADTPHRIKYRPLTR from the coding sequence ATGTCTGCACAATACATCATGACCATTGAGGGTCTCACCCGGATGTACGACGAGGAAGTCGTCCTCGACAACATCTGGCTCGCCTTCTACCCCGGAGCCAAAATCGGCGTCATCGGCGGCAACGGAGCAGGGAAAAGTACCCTCCTCAAAATCATGGCCGGCGAAGACAAGGACTTCATGGGGACCTGCCGCCCCGCCAAGGGAATCCGCGTCGGCTACTTCGCCCAGGAACCGAAACTCGATCCCAAGAAGACGGTTGAGGAGTGCGTCCAGGAAGGGGTCGCCGAATCCCGCGCCATCCTCGACCGCTACAACCAGATCAACGAAAAACTCTGCGAACCGCTCGAACCGGCGGAGATGGAAAAACTCCTCGAAGAACAGACCCGCGTCCAGGACACCATCGACCACCAGAACCTCTGGGACATCGACCGCACCGTCGAAATCGCCAGCGACGCCATGCGCCTGCCGCCGCCAGACGCGCTGATCGAAAACCTCTCCGGGGGTGAGAAACGCCGCGTCGCCCTCTGCCAGCTCCTCCTCCAGAAGCCCGACCTCCTCCTCCTGGACGAACCCACGAACCACCTCGACGCGGAGTCGGTCGGCTGGCTCGAAAAGTTCCTCGAAGAGTTCCCGGGGACCGTCGTGGCCATCACCCACGACCGGTACTTCCTCGACAACGTTGCCAAGTGGATCCTCGAACTCGACCGCGGCAAGGGACATCCGTTCGAAGGGAACTACACCTCCTGGATGGAGCAGAAGCAGGCCCGCCTCGCCGTCGAAGAGAAGCGGGAGTCCAAGCGACAGAAGCTGCTGAAGCGCGAACTGGAGTGGGTCCGGATGTCGCCCAAGGCCCAGGCGACAAAGAACAAGGCCCGTCTGCAACGGTTCGAAGAACTCCAGGCCCAGCAGTACGATAGTCGCGACGACGCCGCTGACATCCAGATCCCGGTCACAAAGCCGCTGGGTGAACTGGTCGTCCGGGCGGAGAAAATCTCCAAGGCGTTCGGCGACCGGCTGCTGTTCGAAAACCTGAGCTTCGACCTCCCTCGCGGGGGGATCGTCGGCGTGATCGGGCCGAACGGGGCGGGCAAGACGACCCTGTTCAAGATGATCATGGGACAGGAGCAGCCGACGTCGGGCTCGCTCCGGATCGGCGACAGCGTGGACTTGGCGTTCGTCGACCAGTTCCGCGACGCCCTTAGCGGAACGAAGACCGTCTACGAAGAAATCTCCGGCGGCGACGACATGCTGGAGATCGGCAAGGCCAAGATCCACGCCCGGTCGTATTGCGGTCGGTTCAACTTCAAAGGCTCCGACCAGCAGAAGTTCGTCCGCGACCTCTCCGGAGGGGAACGGAACCGCGTGCACCTGGCAAAGCTCCTCCGGTCCGGCGGCAACTTGATCCTCCTCGACGAACCGACGAACGACCTCGACGTCGACACGCTCCGGTCGCTCGAAGAAGGTCTCGCCAACTTCGGCGGCTGCGCCATGGTCAGCTCCCACGACCGCTGGTTCCTCGACCGGATCGCGACTCACATCCTCGCCTTTGAAGGGGACAGCCGCGTCGTGTACTTCGAGGGGAACTACAAGATGTACGAGATCCAGCGCCACGAGCGGCTCGGCATCGACGCCGACACCCCGCACCGGATCAAGTACCGTCCGCTGACGCGGTAA
- a CDS encoding aldehyde dehydrogenase family protein has protein sequence MVTTAQARVAPPKIKLTKLFINNEWVESSSKKSFETYNPATGEVIASVSEGSGDDVDRAVKAARRALEAGPWATMDAADRGRILFKLADAVEANLEELATLESFNCGKTITDSRGDIQGVANTLRYYGGWADKLEGRTIPVRGSFLSYTLRQPVGVVGQIIPWNFPLLMMAWKLGPALACGNTVVMKPAEQTPLTALRMAELAAEAGLPAGVLNIVNGFGETAGAALCSHPDVDKIAFTGHVDTAKIIQKATADSLKRTSYELGGKSPNVVFADANIDEAVAGAFHAIYFHGGQCCTAGSRLFVEDKIREEFVGKLAAKARERRIGDPLDSATQQGPQVSQEQLDKIMGYVDIGQKQGAKLVSGGKKAGERGFFVEPTIFDGVKDDMAIAKDEIFGPVVSVLPFKSAEEVFTRANQTYYGLAAAIWTKDIDKAHLYAKHVKAGTVWVNCYHIVDSSTPFGGFKMSGHGRENGEAALELYTELKTVTVKLG, from the coding sequence ATGGTTACGACGGCTCAGGCCCGCGTCGCTCCTCCGAAGATCAAGCTGACGAAACTGTTCATCAACAACGAGTGGGTCGAGTCTTCGTCGAAGAAGTCGTTCGAAACCTACAACCCCGCCACCGGCGAAGTCATCGCCTCGGTCTCCGAGGGCAGCGGAGATGACGTCGACCGGGCGGTCAAGGCGGCCCGGCGGGCTCTCGAAGCGGGACCGTGGGCGACGATGGACGCTGCCGACCGCGGCCGGATCCTGTTCAAGCTCGCCGACGCCGTTGAGGCGAACCTCGAGGAGCTGGCGACGCTCGAATCGTTCAACTGCGGCAAGACGATCACCGACTCCCGCGGCGACATCCAGGGGGTCGCGAACACCCTCCGCTACTACGGCGGCTGGGCCGACAAGCTCGAAGGCCGCACCATTCCGGTCCGCGGCAGTTTTCTCTCCTACACGCTGCGGCAGCCGGTCGGGGTTGTCGGCCAGATCATTCCCTGGAATTTCCCGCTCCTGATGATGGCGTGGAAGCTCGGGCCGGCGCTCGCCTGCGGCAACACGGTCGTCATGAAGCCGGCGGAGCAGACACCGCTGACCGCGCTGCGGATGGCGGAGCTGGCGGCCGAAGCGGGGCTTCCCGCGGGCGTGCTCAACATCGTCAACGGCTTCGGTGAGACCGCCGGCGCCGCGCTGTGCAGCCATCCGGACGTCGACAAGATCGCCTTCACGGGGCACGTCGACACCGCCAAGATCATTCAGAAGGCAACCGCGGACTCGCTTAAGCGGACGAGCTACGAGCTCGGCGGTAAGAGCCCGAACGTTGTCTTCGCCGACGCGAACATCGACGAAGCGGTGGCTGGCGCGTTCCACGCGATCTACTTCCACGGCGGACAGTGCTGTACGGCGGGGAGCCGGCTGTTTGTCGAAGACAAGATCCGCGAGGAGTTTGTCGGCAAGCTCGCCGCCAAGGCCCGTGAGCGGCGGATCGGCGACCCGCTCGACTCCGCGACGCAGCAGGGTCCGCAGGTGTCGCAGGAGCAGCTCGACAAGATCATGGGCTATGTCGACATCGGCCAGAAGCAGGGGGCCAAGCTGGTCTCCGGCGGCAAGAAGGCGGGGGAGCGGGGGTTCTTCGTCGAGCCGACGATCTTTGACGGCGTGAAGGACGACATGGCGATCGCCAAGGATGAGATTTTTGGCCCCGTGGTCAGTGTCTTGCCGTTCAAGAGTGCCGAAGAGGTCTTCACCCGGGCGAATCAGACGTACTACGGCCTGGCCGCCGCGATCTGGACGAAGGACATCGACAAGGCTCACCTTTATGCCAAGCACGTGAAGGCGGGGACGGTGTGGGTCAACTGTTACCACATTGTGGACAGCAGCACGCCGTTTGGCGGGTTCAAGATGTCTGGTCATGGGCGTGAGAACGGTGAAGCGGCGCTGGAGTTGTACACGGAGCTCAAGACCGTGACGGTTAAGCTCGGGTAG
- a CDS encoding HisA/HisF-related TIM barrel protein: protein MKILPVLDLKHGDVVHAVAGRRSEYRPIESRLTSSASPRAVARAVAKRCGTTDLYVADLDAILEDDPQWDLARGLVEDGFRLWLDAGVSRAERAAEAARTGAHRVVVGLESCRSPARLVEIVRAIGADRVTFSLDTLGGRMLKRRLGAWPRFLFDTARRVRAAGVGSFIVLDLSSVGCRRGVTTGGVCQLLRDHPDFAGAAIITGGGIRRAADLEQLRRIPVDYAMISTALHDGTFSIDDLASG, encoded by the coding sequence ATGAAAATCCTGCCCGTCCTTGACCTGAAGCACGGAGATGTCGTCCACGCCGTGGCCGGCCGGCGGAGCGAGTACCGTCCGATCGAATCCCGGCTGACATCGTCCGCCTCTCCCCGGGCGGTGGCGAGGGCGGTGGCGAAGCGCTGCGGCACCACGGATCTGTATGTCGCCGACCTCGATGCCATTCTCGAGGACGACCCGCAATGGGACCTGGCGCGGGGACTCGTCGAAGACGGCTTCCGGCTCTGGCTCGACGCTGGCGTTTCGAGGGCTGAACGGGCCGCTGAAGCCGCGCGAACGGGAGCGCACCGGGTGGTCGTCGGACTCGAGTCCTGTCGGTCGCCGGCGCGGCTGGTCGAGATCGTCCGGGCGATCGGAGCGGACCGCGTGACGTTCAGCCTGGATACGTTGGGGGGCCGGATGCTGAAGCGAAGACTGGGAGCGTGGCCGCGGTTCCTGTTCGACACCGCCAGGCGCGTTCGCGCCGCGGGCGTCGGTTCGTTCATCGTCCTCGACCTGTCGAGCGTCGGCTGCCGCCGCGGCGTCACGACCGGGGGCGTCTGCCAGCTCCTCCGCGATCATCCGGACTTTGCCGGTGCCGCGATCATCACCGGGGGAGGAATCCGCAGGGCCGCCGACCTCGAACAGCTTCGGCGGATTCCGGTCGACTACGCGATGATTTCCACCGCCCTGCACGACGGGACGTTCTCGATCGACGATCTGGCGAGCGGCTGA
- a CDS encoding LutB/LldF family L-lactate oxidation iron-sulfur protein, giving the protein MVTASSRPHPAEAAAFIANPKRASWHDQTLWFVRSKRDRAASTIPEWEELRQAASQIKQHTLANLGDLLEQFERNAQARGAVVHWARDAAEHNEIVLRLLQEHGAKKIVKSKSMLTEECHLNPFLERNGIEVVDTDLGEWIVQLRKEPPSHIVMPAIHTKREEIGELFHEHIGTEKGATDPLYLTRAARKELRQKFLNADAGLTGVNFAIAETGGFVVCTNEGNADLGTSLPKLHIACMGIEKLIPKAADLGVFLRLLARSATGQPITTYSTHFHGPRNPECELHIVLVDNGRSDILSTDEFRRSLNCIRCGACMNTCPVYRRSGGHSYHNTVPGPIGSILGAASDAKKHYSLPHACSLCGSCSDVCPVKIDLHSQLYTWRNKLVLKNLLPESKKAGMKAASAIFSHPWLYRLLGRAARFWVPKLPRFLVYNPLNPWGKQRELPEFPKTSFRERMAVRKSAASGAAPTANGHETSSSSSHH; this is encoded by the coding sequence ATGGTGACAGCGAGTTCCCGGCCGCATCCCGCCGAGGCGGCGGCCTTCATTGCCAATCCCAAGCGCGCGAGCTGGCACGACCAGACGCTGTGGTTCGTCCGGTCAAAGCGGGACCGCGCAGCGAGCACGATTCCCGAGTGGGAGGAACTCCGCCAGGCCGCCTCACAGATCAAGCAGCACACGCTCGCCAACCTGGGCGATCTGCTGGAGCAGTTCGAGCGGAACGCCCAGGCCCGCGGGGCGGTGGTCCATTGGGCCCGCGACGCCGCCGAGCACAACGAGATCGTCCTCCGCCTGCTCCAGGAGCACGGCGCGAAAAAGATCGTCAAAAGCAAGTCGATGCTGACGGAGGAGTGCCACCTCAATCCGTTCCTCGAGCGGAACGGGATCGAGGTGGTGGACACCGACCTCGGCGAATGGATCGTGCAGCTTCGCAAGGAGCCGCCGAGCCACATCGTGATGCCGGCGATCCACACGAAGCGGGAGGAGATCGGCGAGCTCTTCCACGAGCACATCGGCACCGAGAAGGGGGCGACCGATCCGCTGTATCTGACGCGGGCGGCCCGCAAGGAGCTGCGGCAGAAGTTCCTCAACGCCGATGCGGGGCTGACCGGGGTCAACTTCGCCATCGCGGAGACCGGGGGCTTCGTCGTCTGCACGAACGAGGGGAACGCGGACCTCGGGACGTCGCTGCCGAAGCTCCACATCGCCTGCATGGGGATCGAGAAGCTGATCCCGAAGGCGGCGGACCTGGGGGTGTTCCTCCGGCTCCTCGCCCGCTCGGCGACCGGGCAGCCGATCACGACCTATTCGACGCACTTCCACGGGCCTCGGAATCCCGAGTGCGAGCTGCACATTGTCCTCGTCGACAACGGCCGGAGCGACATCCTGTCGACTGACGAGTTCCGCCGCTCACTCAACTGCATCCGCTGCGGGGCGTGCATGAACACATGCCCCGTGTATCGCCGCAGCGGGGGGCACAGCTACCACAACACCGTCCCTGGGCCGATCGGCTCGATCCTGGGGGCGGCTTCGGACGCGAAGAAGCACTACTCGCTGCCGCATGCGTGCTCCCTGTGCGGGTCGTGCAGTGATGTCTGCCCGGTGAAGATCGACCTGCATTCGCAGCTCTACACCTGGCGGAACAAGCTCGTCCTCAAGAACCTGCTGCCGGAGTCGAAGAAGGCGGGGATGAAGGCCGCCTCCGCGATCTTCTCGCATCCGTGGCTCTACCGGCTGCTGGGACGGGCGGCGCGGTTCTGGGTCCCCAAGCTTCCCCGGTTCCTCGTCTACAACCCGCTCAATCCGTGGGGAAAGCAGCGGGAGCTGCCGGAGTTTCCGAAGACGAGTTTTCGCGAGCGGATGGCGGTGCGGAAGTCCGCGGCCTCCGGCGCTGCTCCAACGGCGAACGGTCACGAAACGTCATCCTCGTCCTCGCATCACTGA